The Methanomassiliicoccales archaeon DNA segment CGCCGGAGTGGGCGTGGACAACGTGGACGTGGACGCGGCGACCCGCCGCGGCATCCTGGTCATGAACACCCCGTCCGCCAACATCATATCCGCGGCGGAGCACACCATGGCCATGATGCTGACCATGGCCAGGAACATCCCCCGGGCCGACGCCTCGGTCAAGGCCGGCAAGTGGGAGAGGAGCAAGTTCACCGGCGTGGAGCTCATGGGCAAGACCCTGGGCATAGTGGGCATCGGTCGCGTAGGCGGAGAGGTGGCCAAGCGGGCCAAGTCCTTCCAGATGAAGCTGGTAGGATACGACCCGTACATCTCCCAGGAGCTGGCGGTCAAGCTGGGGGTGCGCATACTTTCGCTGGAACAGGTGCTGTCCGAGGCGGACTTCATCACCATCCACACCCCACTGACGCCTACCACCCACCATCTGATCGGCAAGGCCCAGTTGGAGATGTTGAAGCCCTCGGCGCTGGTGATCAACTGCGCCCGCGGGGGCATCATCGACGAGGACGCCCTGTACGAGGCGCTCAAGAACGGCACCATCGCCGGAGCGGCGCTGGACGTCTTCGAGGACGAGCCGCCCAAAGGCTCCAAGCTCCTGACCCTGGACAACCTGGTGGCCACGCCGCATCTGGGCGCTTCCACCAAGGAGGCGCAGGAGAAGGTCTCCATCGAGATGGCCGAGCATGTCAAGATGTTCCTGGTGGACAACAAGATCACCAACGCGGTCAACGTGCCCATCAGCCGGGTCGACCCTAAGGTCGCCCCGTTCATCGGGCTGGCCGAGAGGCTGGGAGCGTTCTGCGTGCAGCTCTCCGACAGCCCGGTCAAGAAGATCGAGGTGGAATGCCACGGGGAGATTGCCAACCTGGACACCCGCATGGTCACCGTGTCGGCGATCGTCGGCGTGCTGTCCATCGTGGTCGGCGAGAACACCAACATAATCAACGCCAGCAGCATCGCCCGGGAGAAGGGCATACAAGTGGTGGAATCCAAGGTGGATGAAAGCAGCCACTACACAAACATGCTGGTGGTCCGCATCTCTTCCGACGGATACAAGGGGGAGGTGCGCGGCACGGTGTTCCCCTCGGACCAGTTCCGCATTATCGGCGTGGACGAGTTCGACCTGGACATGCCGCTGGAGGGAGACTTCCTGCTGACCAAGCACCACGACATGCCAGGCATGATCGGCAAGATCGGCACCCTCCTGGGCAAGCGGGACATCAACATCGCCCGCATGGGCGTGGGCCGGGCGGACAAGGGTGGCAACGCCCTGATGCTGATCGCCGTGGACCAGGAGGTCGGAAAGGCGGTGGTGGCGGAGTTCCGCGCCCTGCCCAACTTCCAGGACGCCCGTTCCATCGTGCTCAGCCACATGCGGACCCGGGAATACATGAACATCTGAGGGGCCCCGCCCCTCTTCTCAACCTTTTTCCTTTTTCAGAGCTTCTCCTCCACGCTGCGCACCTTCCTATCCATCCCGCCATGCCAATTTCGCCGGTCGTCGATCTTGATGATAGTCACGGCCCTTTCGCTCATCTGCATCACCCGTTCATGGCAGCGCATTACCACCGGAATGACCTCGTCGCCCTCCCCCTCGAGCACGGTGCCCATGGACGTCAGCTCATACACCAGACCGCTCTCCCTGACGATGCGCACGCATTCGGCCACATACGAACTGAGGCTGGAGCCTACCCCGACAGGGATGATCGAGAATTCCACTATCATATGGCTCACCTATCATACCACCTATTTGCAGGACGACCGTCTTGAGCTTTTCCTGCACAAATAATAAATAATTAATAATTTATAAAATGTAATAGTTTTAAATATGAAACATCCAAAGGAACTCGCTCATTTTCAATAACTATTTATACACCATAAATGGTGTAAAAAGTCTATAACACTTCAAAACCGATTCACACTGAGGGATTTATAGATGAGAAGCGTTAGCAAGGACAAGTCACGAGCTTTTCCATTGGAGACAAAGGGAGCCCGCAAATCGGTCCCCTTCTCTTTGGTGAAGGACGTAAATGCCAGCAGTTTGGATGTTTTGGGTAGCAAGGGGAGATCGGACATGGAACCCTCTTTTGAGATATGTTTTGATGGAAATTGCACCACCCTCACCGTTGAGGACCTCACGCAGGCGATCAAGAACGGCATAGACCGCGATGGCATGCCGGATGAACAGGCCCGTTCCATGGCCCAGCACGTTCTGAACTTCTTCGGTTATAGCGAGAGGATCATCGACAACATCCTAGAGCCCGAGGACCGCGACGCCTTTTATCAGCTAGAGGACACTGGCATCCTGACCACCGAGCGCGAGGAGACCACCCTCTACGACGGCCGGGAGTGGCGCATTCATTACTGGCTCTTCAGGAAAGAGAGAATATATCAGCTCATCAACGCCAACGCCATCATGGACCACATCGCCGACGATTCTCTGGCCTGCTATCAGGACCCCGAGAACTGGCAGCGGTCAAAGTAAGATGGTGGAACCGGGCTCACTTTCGGTGGGCCCAAGGCAATCATATTTATCATAGCCGCATTCAGAGCGGGCGTGGACCTTTTCCCCTATCCTCCGCGCCCCAATCAGGTGGAGTTCGTGCGCACGGTGGAGCGCACCATGCTGGACCGAAGCCATCTGGTCGTAGAGAGCGGTACGGGGAGCGGTAAGACCGTCTGCGCCCTGTCCGGAGCTCTCCAGGCCGCCCTGGCCCGGGGCAAGAAGGTCCTGTACCTGACGCGAACGAACTCGCAGGAGAAACAGGTGATCCTGGAGCTGCGCCGCATCAACGAGAAGATGCCGGTGTTCGGCGTGGCCCTCCAGGGAAGGCAGGGCACCTGCCCTCTGGTCCGCCGGGACAAGGAACTAAGCGCAGGAACTCCCGAGGAACTGTCCAAGATATGCCAGGACAAGCGCCGACGGGTGTTGGACGACCGTCCCGGAGGTTGCCGGTTCTTCAAGGGGCTGCAGGATGTGGACTGGGAGCAGCTCCTGGACCACTGCAAAAGAACGCTACCCACCGCCGAGGAGCTCATCGATTATTGCGATTCCCTGAACATCTGCCCTCATGAGGTCATGAAGGAGCTGGCCAGGGAGGCCCAGGTGGTGGCCGCCCCCTACGCCTACTTCTTCATGCCCTTCATCCGCAACTCGTTGCTAGACTGGATGGACTGCCCCATGGAGGACGTCCTGCTTATCGTGGACGAGGCCCACAACCTCCCCGATTATACCAGGGAGATCGAGAGCTTCCAGCTCTCCCGATTCATGCTGGAAGCGGTGGCCAAGGAGGTGGAGGAATACGGCGACCCCGAGATCTGGAAGGGGGTCAGCCTGAACGACGTGCGGGAGGTTTGCAGGCGCATGCTGGACGAGGCGGTGCAGGACTACCTCATCGACGAGGACGGCCTCATTCCCCCCTCGTTCCTGGAGGAAGGGCTCATGTCGGCCTTCACCGCCAGCTCCCACTCCCTGATGGCCATGTCCAAACTGATCATGGAGCAGGGGGAGATTATCCGGGAATCGCGCTTCGCCCAGGGCCGGCTGCCGAGGTCCTACACGTATTCGCTGGGGGCGTTCCTCAGCTACTGGTTCACCATCGACGAGGAATGCTTCGTCAAGCTGGTGGTGGGCGGGGAGAACCCCTGCCTCAAGGCCTACTGCATCGACCCGGTGATCACCACCTCCGCCCTGCTGGGATGCGGCGGCTCCTTGCACATGTCCGGAACGCTGGTCCCCTTGAACGAATACCGCGACTCCATCGGACTTCCGGCGGAAAGCGCCCTGGTGACCTTCCCCTCCCCCTTCCCCAAGGAGAACCGCCGGGTGTTCTACGTGGAGGACGTCTCCACGAAGTACGAGGAAATGCAATCATCCCCAGAGATGGTGGAGGTCATGGAGGACCATGTGGTCCAGGTGTGCAACGGCGTGCGCCGAAACACCGTGGTCTTCTTTCCCTCCTACTCGCTCATGGACCGTTTCGTGGCCGACGGGGTCTCCCGACGCATCTCCCGCAAGGTGAATCTGGAGGAGCGGGGGATGGCCCAGCTGGAACTTATGGACGTGGTCACCCGGTTCAAAAAAGGGACCGAGGGCGGGCAGGTGCTCTTCGCGGTCATGGGCGGGAGGATAAGCGAGGGGATCGACTTCCCGGAGGACGAGCTAGAACTGGCCATCGTTGTGGGAATACCTTACCCACGGCCCACGGCCAAGCAGAGGGCGCTGCTGCACTACTACGAGCTGAAGTTCCGGAAGGGATGGGAATACACGGTGAAGGGCCCGGCCATCCGCAAACTGCAGCAGGCCATCGGCCGTCTCATCCGAACCGAGAGGGACGTCGGCGCGGCCCTGGTGCTGGACCGGCGCATAACCCAGTTCACCGACCGCCTGGAACTGGTGCCGACGGAGAGACCGCTGCAGGACATCCAGCAGTTCTTCCGCGAAAGGGGGAAGTAGAAAGGTTCATAACCGGCTGGAGGGATTCGCGCCTATGGACCTCCTTCTGCTGATTCTCCTGGGATTCTGGCTGATGCTGCCCTCCTTGCTGCCCAATTCGGCGGCGGTAGTGTTCGGCGGCGGCCGGCCAGTGGACGGAAGAAGGTCGTGGAAAGGCAAGCGGCTGCTGGGGGATGGCAAGACCTGGCGAGGGCTCATCGGGGGCATTTGCGCCGGCATCTCGTTAGGCATAATCCAGCTTTACATCGCCTTCCCCTTCGACCGCCTGCATTTCTTCGGCTTTGGAGGTTTCCCGGAGAACCTGGGCGTGGTGGTGGTGCTGGCCACCGGTTCGCTCCTGGGGGACATGGCCGGTTCCTTCGTCAAGAGGCGGCTGGACATCGGCAGGGGAGACAAGGCGCTGATCACGGACCAGTACACCTTCCTGCTCGGCTCTTTCGTCCTGGTGATCGCGGCCTTTCCCGACTGGTTCCTGGACCATTTCTGGCGGGACTACGGGTGGGTGTCCTTGCTCGCCATCCTCATCATCACCCCGGTGCTGCACCGCGGCGTGAACATAATAGGCTACAAACTGGGACTGAAGAAGGTCCCCTGGTGATCACATGAGCGAAGAACTCAAGAAAGCGCTGGTGGGTTGCGGGGCCATCCTCTACGGGGATTTCACCCTGGCCTCGGGCAAGAAGAGCAAGTACTACATCGACATAAAGAAGGCCACCACCGACCCCAAGGTGCTTGGTCTGGTCGCAGACCTCATGGCCAAGGAGATGGGGCAAGAGGTGCAGCGCATCGCCGGCGTGGCCCTCGGCTCTGTGCCGCTAGCCGTGGCCCTGTCGCTCCGGACGGGCATCCCTTTCGTCATGGTGCGCAAGGAGAAGAAGGACCACGGGACCGGCAAGCTGATCGAGGGACAGCTCGACCCTGGCGAGAAGGTGCTGGTGGTGGAGGACGTCATAACCTCGGCCGGTTCGGCGGTCTACGCGGTGGAGACGCTGCGACAGGCCGGAGCGGTCGTGGACAGGGTCATGTCCGTGGTGGACCGCGAGGAAGGCGGAAGAGAGGTCCTGAAGAAAATGGAAGTGGAGATGAAAGCGCTGCTCACCGCCAGCAAGATCTTGGGGAACTGAATGCCCTTCGATCCGGACTGCCGCCGCTGCCCCCTGTGCCACGGACGCATTCAGGTGGTCCCCCCCACTGGCGACCTGTCATCAAGAGTGGCCCTGGTGGGCGAAGCGCCGGGGGCCAAAGAGGACGAGATGGGCCGACCGTTCATCGGTCGGGCAGGAAAGATCCTGGATGGACTGATGGGGGAAGCCGGTCTGGACCGGAGCTCAGTGACGATAACCAATACCGTTAAGTGCCGCCCGCCGAAGAACCGCCGTCCCAACGCCGAGGAGATGGAGGCCTGCCGTCCCTACGTCCTGGAGGAGCTGGCCGGGAAGGAGTTCGTGCTCGCGCTCGGTCTAAGCGCCGCCGAGGACCTGCTGGGCCGTAAGCTGGTCATGAAAGACGCCGCCAACCGGACGTTCGAGATGGAAGTGGGCGGAAGGCCGTTGAAGATAATGGTCACCTATCATCCCTCGGCCTGCATCTACCGTCCGCCGGCTAGAGAAGTATTGCGCGAGGCGCTGAGAGCCGCCGCTACCTACTTGTGAGAGCTGCGGAAGCGCTTCTTGAAAAGGAACTTCATGTTCTTCCAGCCGTCCTTCCAGCTGGATAACTTCACCTCGCCCACCCTCCGACGGTAGATGATGGGAGCCTCCTGGCTGCGGACCTTGCGGAACGCCTCTATCTTGATCTCCTCGGACATGGGCATGCCATCGTCGCTAAGGAGAAGGCGGTCCAGTATGTCCCGACGGAACACCCACATCCCGCTCTGTGAGTCCTTTATCCTAACGCCAAAGAACAGGTTCAGGGTGAAGGTCAAGGCGAAATTGCCCAGCCGGTGCTTGGAGCTCATGGCCCCCTTCTCCAGCTTGGCGAAGCGGTTGGTGGTGATGAACTCCAGGTCCTGGTCTATCAGCATCTTGTAGAGCTGCGGGATGTCCTCCGCCGGATAAGTGCAGTCCGCGTCCAAGGTGGCGATGACCTTGCCTCCGGCCCTCTCGAAGCCGGTCTTGTACGCCCGTCCATAGCCCCGGCGGGGCTCCTCGATGACCACCGCCCCCTTCTCCACGGCGATCTCCCGGGTGCGGTCCTTGGAATTGGTGTCCACGACCAGCACCTCGTGCTCGAATCCATTCAGGGCCTGGTGCACGCTGTCGATGACCTGCCCTATGGATTCCTCCTCGTTCATGGTGGGTATGATCACGCTGATGTCCATTTTGGTCCGGCCCCGACGTTATAACGAGAGGGGGCTAATAATGCTTTCAGGCCGGTGTTTTCTGTCCACCGCCGAAGAGCTTGAAGGCGATATAGCCCATCCAGGCGAATCCCAGTCTAAGGAAGGCCCAGAAGGTCATACGTTGACGGAACATTCTCAAGGGGTCGTACTTGGACCACAGGTTCCCGTGCTTCATGGTCAACTGTTTCCTTCCGACCCCGTTCCAAAAGGCCTGGTTGAAGAAACCGTAGACGGTCCCCCGGGTACGGTTGTAGATTATGGCCTTGGGATTGTGGACGATGTTGAAGCCGGCGTTGGTGGCCCTGATGTTAAAATCTACGTCCTCCGCGGTAATGAACCAGGGGTCCACACCGCCGATGGTCTCGAAGACCTGGCGGCGGAAGGCCAGATTGCATCCGGGCCAGGTGCAGTCGAATCCCTTGTTGTACAGTTCGACCCGGTCCAGCGTCTCCCAGGCGCTTAGGCCGATGTTGATGGACCTGCCCGCCACCATGTCCGCCCCTTTTTCCACGATACAGCGTCGTATCTCCTTGATCCAATTGGGATTGGCGATGCAGTCCCCGTCGGTCAGGGCGATGATGTCTGCCGTGGCCTTGCTCAGCCCAAAGTTCAGACTATCTCCCCTGGTCCGACCAGCCACGTAAAGGTGGACGAACGGGTAACGGGATTCGTACTCCTTGACGATTTCCCGCGTGCGATCGGTGCTGCTGCCATCTACCAAAATGATCTCGACGGGGCTCTCCTGCACCACTAGGGAGTCTATGGCATCGGCTATATTGTCCTCCTCATTCCTGATCTTGAGGACGATGGAGACGAGCATCCCCCCTTTATCCACATTGCATGTATAAAAGTTCCCTGGCTCCGAAGTTCACAAGGACATGCGTTCTTACGCCTACAGACGGAGCCTCCGAAAGATGGTATTCGATTCGAGCCTCCGATTACCAAGATCCCGGCCATACCATCTGCTGTGAAAAGATTGGAGGACCACGATCCTCCATAAGGTCGGTCTACACCGTCTGTCAGACATCCTGTCACACAAATCGTTCATATCGCGATTAATCCCTGGCCTTAGATTGTAATCTTCGATTTGCCTCATAA contains these protein-coding regions:
- the serA gene encoding phosphoglycerate dehydrogenase, which codes for MKLLVTDELSKEGLEMLTKDSGVQVDVKPKLPHDELLKIIGQYDGLIVRSGTKVTADVVEAGKKLRVIGRAGVGVDNVDVDAATRRGILVMNTPSANIISAAEHTMAMMLTMARNIPRADASVKAGKWERSKFTGVELMGKTLGIVGIGRVGGEVAKRAKSFQMKLVGYDPYISQELAVKLGVRILSLEQVLSEADFITIHTPLTPTTHHLIGKAQLEMLKPSALVINCARGGIIDEDALYEALKNGTIAGAALDVFEDEPPKGSKLLTLDNLVATPHLGASTKEAQEKVSIEMAEHVKMFLVDNKITNAVNVPISRVDPKVAPFIGLAERLGAFCVQLSDSPVKKIEVECHGEIANLDTRMVTVSAIVGVLSIVVGENTNIINASSIAREKGIQVVESKVDESSHYTNMLVVRISSDGYKGEVRGTVFPSDQFRIIGVDEFDLDMPLEGDFLLTKHHDMPGMIGKIGTLLGKRDINIARMGVGRADKGGNALMLIAVDQEVGKAVVAEFRALPNFQDARSIVLSHMRTREYMNI
- a CDS encoding MTH1187 family thiamine-binding protein, with protein sequence MIVEFSIIPVGVGSSLSSYVAECVRIVRESGLVYELTSMGTVLEGEGDEVIPVVMRCHERVMQMSERAVTIIKIDDRRNWHGGMDRKVRSVEEKL
- a CDS encoding ATP-dependent DNA helicase; translated protein: MDLFPYPPRPNQVEFVRTVERTMLDRSHLVVESGTGSGKTVCALSGALQAALARGKKVLYLTRTNSQEKQVILELRRINEKMPVFGVALQGRQGTCPLVRRDKELSAGTPEELSKICQDKRRRVLDDRPGGCRFFKGLQDVDWEQLLDHCKRTLPTAEELIDYCDSLNICPHEVMKELAREAQVVAAPYAYFFMPFIRNSLLDWMDCPMEDVLLIVDEAHNLPDYTREIESFQLSRFMLEAVAKEVEEYGDPEIWKGVSLNDVREVCRRMLDEAVQDYLIDEDGLIPPSFLEEGLMSAFTASSHSLMAMSKLIMEQGEIIRESRFAQGRLPRSYTYSLGAFLSYWFTIDEECFVKLVVGGENPCLKAYCIDPVITTSALLGCGGSLHMSGTLVPLNEYRDSIGLPAESALVTFPSPFPKENRRVFYVEDVSTKYEEMQSSPEMVEVMEDHVVQVCNGVRRNTVVFFPSYSLMDRFVADGVSRRISRKVNLEERGMAQLELMDVVTRFKKGTEGGQVLFAVMGGRISEGIDFPEDELELAIVVGIPYPRPTAKQRALLHYYELKFRKGWEYTVKGPAIRKLQQAIGRLIRTERDVGAALVLDRRITQFTDRLELVPTERPLQDIQQFFRERGK
- a CDS encoding CDP-2,3-bis-(O-geranylgeranyl)-sn-glycerol synthase, which translates into the protein MDLLLLILLGFWLMLPSLLPNSAAVVFGGGRPVDGRRSWKGKRLLGDGKTWRGLIGGICAGISLGIIQLYIAFPFDRLHFFGFGGFPENLGVVVVLATGSLLGDMAGSFVKRRLDIGRGDKALITDQYTFLLGSFVLVIAAFPDWFLDHFWRDYGWVSLLAILIITPVLHRGVNIIGYKLGLKKVPW
- the pyrE gene encoding orotate phosphoribosyltransferase, giving the protein MSEELKKALVGCGAILYGDFTLASGKKSKYYIDIKKATTDPKVLGLVADLMAKEMGQEVQRIAGVALGSVPLAVALSLRTGIPFVMVRKEKKDHGTGKLIEGQLDPGEKVLVVEDVITSAGSAVYAVETLRQAGAVVDRVMSVVDREEGGREVLKKMEVEMKALLTASKILGN
- a CDS encoding uracil-DNA glycosylase yields the protein MPFDPDCRRCPLCHGRIQVVPPTGDLSSRVALVGEAPGAKEDEMGRPFIGRAGKILDGLMGEAGLDRSSVTITNTVKCRPPKNRRPNAEEMEACRPYVLEELAGKEFVLALGLSAAEDLLGRKLVMKDAANRTFEMEVGGRPLKIMVTYHPSACIYRPPAREVLREALRAAATYL
- a CDS encoding glycosyltransferase family 2 protein gives rise to the protein MDISVIIPTMNEEESIGQVIDSVHQALNGFEHEVLVVDTNSKDRTREIAVEKGAVVIEEPRRGYGRAYKTGFERAGGKVIATLDADCTYPAEDIPQLYKMLIDQDLEFITTNRFAKLEKGAMSSKHRLGNFALTFTLNLFFGVRIKDSQSGMWVFRRDILDRLLLSDDGMPMSEEIKIEAFRKVRSQEAPIIYRRRVGEVKLSSWKDGWKNMKFLFKKRFRSSHK
- a CDS encoding glycosyltransferase; translation: MLVSIVLKIRNEEDNIADAIDSLVVQESPVEIILVDGSSTDRTREIVKEYESRYPFVHLYVAGRTRGDSLNFGLSKATADIIALTDGDCIANPNWIKEIRRCIVEKGADMVAGRSINIGLSAWETLDRVELYNKGFDCTWPGCNLAFRRQVFETIGGVDPWFITAEDVDFNIRATNAGFNIVHNPKAIIYNRTRGTVYGFFNQAFWNGVGRKQLTMKHGNLWSKYDPLRMFRQRMTFWAFLRLGFAWMGYIAFKLFGGGQKTPA